Below is a window of Streptomyces spongiicola DNA.
GGCGACGCAGATACGGCCTCCGCTGGAGGCGGCCAGAGCGTGCGCGGCCTCGGGTGACAGCTCGGTGGTGGCCAGCGCGCCCCGGCCGGCAATCCGCCGCAGCAGAGCGCTGCGGCGGCATGCGATCATCAGGGCGTCGTCGAGGGTGAGCGCTCCGGCCGCGTACCCGGCGGAGATCTCGCCCATGCTGTGCCCGGTCACCGCGTCCGGCTCCACGTGCCAGCTGCGCCACAGGGCCACCAGGGCGATCTGCAACGACACCATCGTCGGCTGCAGCACGTCGATCTCACCGAGCCGCGACACCGCCGGGCCGGCCCGTAGCTGCTGGATCACCGAGAAGCCGGCCAGCTCACGTACCCGTTCGTCGCAGCGCCGCAGCGCCGCGCGGAATACCGGTTCGGTGGCAAGCAGCTCCAGGCCCATGCCGTCCCACTGAGCGCCCTGACCGGCGAATACGAACACCAGTCCCGGCTGGCGGGACAGCGGCGGAGCCGACGCCCGGTCGGCCCACCTCTGCACCAGCTTGTCCAGGCCCTGGGCGAGGTCGTCGTACGACTCGGCGGCGACAGCGGCCCGGTGTGCCAGACCGGTCGTCCCGGCTGCCGCGTCGTGGCAGTACCGGGCCAGCGAGGGCAGATCCCGGCCGGAGCGGATCCGGGCGGCGTGCCCGCGGATCGCGGCGAGCAGGCCGTCCTCGGTCTCGGCGGCTACGGCGAACAGCTGTACGGTCACTTCTCCCCCTCACACTCGGACGGCGACCTGGTGCCGATAGCTCTCCATCGGCAGGCCGCTCATCCACGGCACGAGGCCCAGCCGGCTGAGCACCTTGATCGAGGCGGGCGGCTGGTAGTCGGCGAACATGCCACCGAACATCAGGATCTGACTGTGCGTGGCGATCGTGCGCACCAGCGGGTTCATCCGCTGCCGGTCCAGCGTGCGGCGGAAGCGGCTGCCCGGGGCCATCCGGCGGCGCACCGCGGCGCGGACCTCACCGGAGACGTCGTGATCGCTGATCCACTTCAGCTGGGGCATCTCCTCGGTGATCCCGCGCATCGTCCGCAGCCGCTGACGGGTGAACACATCGATGTGGGACAGCGTCCCGCCCGGCCGCAGCACCCGCGCGGCCTCGTGCAGAAAGCGGCCCAGATCGGGATACGTGTGCGAGCTCTCGATGTTGATCAGCACGTCGACCGAGGAGTCTTCGAACGGCAGCTTCTCGGCATCGCCGTGCACGAAGCGCAGGCTCTCGCCCCGGGCCAGAGTGGCCTCGGCCCGGGCGATCGCCTTCGGCGACAGGTCCAGGCCGGTCATCCGGGCGCCGGGAACGAGCCGGGACAGGAAGTTGAGCCCCTCGCCCGTCCCGCAGCCCACCTCGAGGACCGCCCGGCCGGCGCACCCGTCCAAACCGTCGGGAAGATCGCGCAGGGCCAGGTAGTAGAGCTGCTCGCTGAAACCGTCGGTGCCGAACTCGGTGAACCCGGGCAGCTGGGCCTCGATCTCGGCTGCCAGGTCAGGGTCGTACATCCCCCAGTTCCACAGTTCTCCGCGGCCGGACAGGGCGGCCGCCATGTCGTAGATGGAGGAACTGGCCGACTT
It encodes the following:
- a CDS encoding acyltransferase domain-containing protein; this translates as MTVQLFAVAAETEDGLLAAIRGHAARIRSGRDLPSLARYCHDAAAGTTGLAHRAAVAAESYDDLAQGLDKLVQRWADRASAPPLSRQPGLVFVFAGQGAQWDGMGLELLATEPVFRAALRRCDERVRELAGFSVIQQLRAGPAVSRLGEIDVLQPTMVSLQIALVALWRSWHVEPDAVTGHSMGEISAGYAAGALTLDDALMIACRRSALLRRIAGRGALATTELSPEAAHALAASSGGRICVAGENSPRSTVLAGDTDMLTAVVEDLDRRGVYCRMVRGTVASHSHYVDELRDGLATALRSLSPVPSRVPLYSTVTAAPVPGTELGPAYWMRNLREPVRFAAATGRLAEDGHEIFVEVSTHPVLLSSLRQTLESAGRPGEVLPSGRRRTERRAMLSSLGTLFTYGRDPHWPTSAPPAPVLTPYQAAVLEAVRCPRPSPVAAGSG
- a CDS encoding class I SAM-dependent methyltransferase, with protein sequence MSQPDVMTAFTAGLADINLDESRAPSSGVKAAGMKSASSSIYDMAAALSGRGELWNWGMYDPDLAAEIEAQLPGFTEFGTDGFSEQLYYLALRDLPDGLDGCAGRAVLEVGCGTGEGLNFLSRLVPGARMTGLDLSPKAIARAEATLARGESLRFVHGDAEKLPFEDSSVDVLINIESSHTYPDLGRFLHEAARVLRPGGTLSHIDVFTRQRLRTMRGITEEMPQLKWISDHDVSGEVRAAVRRRMAPGSRFRRTLDRQRMNPLVRTIATHSQILMFGGMFADYQPPASIKVLSRLGLVPWMSGLPMESYRHQVAVRV